The following are encoded together in the Lathyrus oleraceus cultivar Zhongwan6 chromosome 3, CAAS_Psat_ZW6_1.0, whole genome shotgun sequence genome:
- the LOC127127478 gene encoding uncharacterized protein LOC127127478 — MDCTPAQKVRYGTHMLAVEADDWWLETHERLTVAGEDVTWDVFRREFLRKYYPEDVRGKKEIEFLELKQGNMSVTDYAAKFVELSKFYPHYTGAGAEFSKCIKFENGLRSEIKKVVGYQKIRIFTELVDSCRIFEEDNNAHYKIVSDRRGKQHQNRGKPYDVPAGKGKQRAAPTQRASGGGAPTGIVCFRCGQAGHKSNVCTAEVKRCFRCGKTGHAIADCKHKEVICFNCGEEGHIGSQCQKPKKGNQSGGKVFALSGSETSADDRLIRGNEQ; from the exons atggattgcactccagctcagaaggttcggtatggtactcacatgctagcagtcgaagctgatgactggtggctagagactcacgagaggttgaccgtggcgGGTGAAGacgttacttgggatgtattccgtagggaattcctgagaaagtattatccggaagatgtccgtggtaagaaggaaattgaattccttgagctgaagcaaggaaacatgtctgtcaccgattatgctgcgaaatttgtggagctgtccaaattttatcctcattacactggtgcgggtgctgaattttcaaagtgcatcaagtttgaaaacggattgcgctctgaaattaagaaagttgttgggtatcagaagatacgcatttttactgaattggttgatagctgcaggatatttgaagaggacaataatgctcattacaagattgtcagtgatcgcagaggcaagcaacatcaaaaccgtggcaagccgtatgatgttccagctgggAAAGGGAAACAAAGAGCTGCTCCGactcagagagctagtgggggaggtgctcctactggtatagtttgcttcagatgtggtcaggctggtcataagagtaatgtatgcactgctgaagtaaagaggtgttttcgctgtggtaagactgggcatgcaatagctgattgcaagcacaaggaagtgatttgttttaattgtggtgaagaagggcatattggaagtcagtgtcagaagccgaagaaagggaatcagtctggaggcaaggtctttgctttatcgggttctgagacttctgctgatgatcgtttgatccgag gtaacgagcagtga